DNA from Roseimicrobium sp. ORNL1:
TGCGTGAAGCCAGCAAGCGAGCCGGCAGCGCCAGGGACAAAGAGCGCCTGCAGGCGGGGTTGCTGGCCGCCCAAGGAGTGTTGAATCTCGACGAGATTGCCGAGGCAGTGGGGCGGGCACGCTCGTGCGTGCAGCGTTGGATCGACAAGCTGCAAGAAGGCGGCGTGTCTGGCCTGTTGGAGCGACGCCGTGCTCCTGGTGCGGTGCCTGCATTGGACCCTGCCCAGCAAAAGCAACTGCGCTCCGAACTCAAGCGCGGATCCCATCGCACCGCCGCCCAGATTGGGCAATGGATCCAAGAGCAGTGGGGCATCACCTTGAGCCAGCCAGCCGGCAGTGTATTACTGGCTGGGAAAATTAGCGGCGGTGTTGCGCGTGCCTCGGCCGCAGCACCGCCAGCACGACGCCGCCAAGGCCGCTGAGTTTCGCGAGGCATTGCGCGAACGCCTGCATGAACTCAATGTGCCGCGCCAGCGGCCGGTGAGGATTTGGTTGCAGGACGAGGGACGCTTTGGTTTGCACGGCTTTGCACGCCGGGTGTGGACCCTGCCAGGCATCAAGCCGGTCGTGCCCACGCAGCAGCGCTACGAATGGTTTTATGCCTTTGCCGCGCAGGAATGCACGCAGGGCAGCATGGAGGTGGCTTACTGGAGCGGCGTGGAACTGCCGGTGACGCGGAAGTTCCTTGAACAGATCGCCGCCTCTGAGCCAGCAGCTGAACATGTGATCATCTACGACGGAGCTGGCTTCCATCCCAAGCCTGGTGTGCACACGCTGCCGGAGCATGTGCACGTCATTACGTTGCCGCCTTACAGCCCTGAGCTCAACCCAGTGGAAAACCTCTGGGATCTACTGCGCGATGAGGTGTGCAACCAAGCCTTTGACTCCCTGGGTAATCTGCAGTCACGCCTCACTGTCGCTCTCCAGAACTACCGTCAACATAGTACCAAGGTCACCAGCCTCATCCATGGGTGGATCAAGCGCACCGTAAACGCTTCCTCTCCGAGCATTATACCTGTTTTTAACTAAAATTGGTATAACGTGGCTCAGAGGGCATTTGGTGGCAGCATAGGAACGACATGAAAGTTCGATTTCTCTGGTGGGAGCCGCTGAAAAAGCGGCTCACAAAAATGGTGGTGCCCAGGTAAATCAAGGCGGGCGGACTCGCACTAACTTGGGCCTGTTACTGGACGGCCTGTTCTATCGCCTGCGCAACGCAGGGCCCTGGCGTGACCTGCCAGAGCGGTTCGGGCCGTACTCCACCATTCACGGCTGGCACAGCCGCTGGGCCAAAGACGGCCTTTGATTCAAAATCCTGGAGGTCTTCACGCGCCGAGTCCGCGGTCTGGTGCGCTTGGTGGATGGCACTCACATCCTGGTGCACCAATGCGCGGCCAATCCCGCTGGCGGTGCTGCCGCACAAGCCATGGGAAAGACTCGTGGTGGACGCAACACCAAGCTCATGGCTCTGACCGATGCCTGAGGTCGCTTGGTCAACACAGCGCTCATTGAAGGACAGGCTTACGAAGGACGTCATGTGGTCAATCTAATCAGAGCGGGATGTAATCTGCGCATCGTGGGGGACAAGGGTTTTGATGATGACAAACTTCGCGACACACTACGCGCCTTGGGTCATCAACCGTGCTTCCCCACCAAGAAGAATCGCAAACATCAGGTGCGCATCCCCAAGAAACTTTACCGCACTCGATACCGGGTGGAGAACTTCTTCTGCCGCTTGAAACGATGGGGCTGCACCGCCACCCGTCGTGACAAGCTCGCTCAGAACTTCCTGTCCCTTATTCACTTCGCCGCAGTGATTGACTGGCTAAGATCCTAAATACAGGTTTTCAGACACGACCTAGGAGAACACTTGGGTGCATCAGAAGTCATTCGGAGGCTAAAAAGAGGGGCAGAGCTGGGAAGTCGGTACCCAGGCAACGGTCAGCCGGGAAGACATGGTGCTCAACAATGCTGCCTATCGACGGTTTGGTAGTTACGTGAAAGCTCTGCAGGCAGCCGGCATTGAGTCGAATCAGGTATGGCTCAGAACTCCGAAGTATGGCCCGAAGCATTTCGACGAGCTGAAAGCCGAGATGAAGAGGGCGGCATCAATGCATGGCCACGAGAGAACAAAAGCAGCTCAAGAGTTGAAGGACCGATTCAGACATCTCGTTTCCAATCGCCTCGGAAACTGGAGAAAGGCGTGTCGGAAATTCGGGGTGAAGTTTGATACTCTGGCTGTCTATCCGTACGCCACCAAAGAAGATGTGCTGTATGGACTCCGGCAGTGGGCTCAGAAGGGTAGTGCGAGAATCACCCGAATTCAGCGTGAGGATCCCGCATTAGTGCATTCTGCTTACCGGTTGTTTGATAGTTGGGGGAGGGTTGCTCGATGTAGGCTGAGTGCGAAACTCACGGTGAGGTGCAACGCATTTTTGGACCAGCGAGTGTCTTAGTTTAGGTTTCTGGATTGGGTCTCAAACTGATTGGGGGTGAGGTAACCGATGGCGGAGTGCTTGCGCTGGTTGTTGTAGTAGCCCTCGATGTACTCAAAGAGTTCCAGTCGTGCATCGGTGAGATCTTCAAAGCGGCCTCCTTGAAGCATCTCGCGCTTGAGGGTACCCATGAAGGACTCTGTCCACGCATTGTCATAGGGGTTGGCTCGCCCCGACATGCTCTGGCGCAGGCCGGCACGCGTGAGCACGGAACGGAAGGCAGTGCTGCCATACTGGCTGCCCCGGTCGCTGTGGAAGACAATGCCGCTGGCTTTGGGATGGGTTTGCAGGGCTTGTTCCAAGGCATGGACGACGAGTTCTGCACGCATATGTGATGCGAGACTCCAGCCCACAATGCGACGCGAGCCCAAATCCATGACCACGGCCAGATAGAGCCAGTTTGCCGTAGTGGGAATGAAGGTGATGTCTGCGACCCAGGCCTCGCCGGGCTTCTGCGGCACGGGCTGCTGGGCCAGCAGATTGGAAGAGGGACGGTCTGCCCGGCCATCGCTGGTTTTGGGCAGGTAGTTCTTGGGTTGGATGGCCTTGAGGCCCCGTGTTTTGAGGATGCGGCGCAGCCTCGAAGGCGCACACACGATGCCATGGTCACACAGCTCCTCATGGATCCTGCGGTAGCCATAGCGGCACCGGTTGCGTTTGAAGATCTCCTCGATGAGTTCCCCCAGGCGAGCGTCTTGCTCATGGCGTGAGATAGGCTTTGCCGCATGGTAAAAGCTGCTGCGGGGCAGCTCCAGGACGTCGCAGATCTTGCGCACACTCCCACCGGTCTGGCGCTGGAGTTGCAGGATCATTTCGCGAGTTTGGACGGCGATGGCGTGCCCAGGATGACAGCGGCCTTTTTTAAAATGTCGTTCTCCAGGCGCAGGTTGGCGATTTCACGCCGCAGCCGGTGCAGCTCGTTGGCTTCGCCCTCCTCGCCTCCGGCTCGTTGGTCTGCGCCCACGAGCTGCACCGGCTGCCTTTGGGACCGGGTCCAACGGTAAAGGATGCCAGTGCCAATGCCGAGTTCTTCAGCCACCTCGGACACACTCTTGCCCATGCGGACCAACTCCACGGCATGGGTTTTAAAATCACTGCTGTAACGCTTTTTTCGGGTCACGGTACTCATACGGCTTGTCTCTTATCCCGTGGTCCAAGAAATTAGCGCACCTCACGGGACTTGCGGATTTTCATGAAGAATTGTTGCGCTTGCGATTGCGGATTTGCATTCGCATAAGTAAAAAATTTACCTGGACTTCGTAGTAAAATCCCTTGTGAATCTGTGGGGGACTTTGTATCCACGGCGGAATGCATTTTTTCACCGAGGAAAAATCCGCCGCGCATAATCAGACCAACAAGGGGTGCAATCGCCCCATATCAGGCAGGTTGCGGAGCTGGGTTATGGCCCTGTCGCTGGCGTTCGGACTCATAGGAGGGGCTCATCTTGCTCAAGGTCAATCCACCATGGTTAATAAGCGAATCGCCGCTGGCTGGAATCACACGGTGGCCATTGGTGAAGGTGGAACGGTATGGGCATGGGGAATGAACAATATTGACGAAATGTGGGGGGACCCCAGTAGTAGACTTTCGGATTATCTGGAACCCGTCCCTGTGAGGATCGGCACCCTGACGAATGTGATATCTGTCGCGGTCGGGGCCCATCACAATGTCGCGCTCAAGGATGATGGCACGGTATGGGTTTGGGGCGTCAATGGTGGCTGGTGGGGCAGCAATGGTGGCGGGATCTTGGGAGATGGCACGCTCAACAATTCGGCTACGCCAGTCCAGGTCACTGCCTTGAGTGACATTGTGGCAGTGGCAGCCGGATATGCCCACACCTTGGCACTCGATGAAAATGGCACCATCTGGGCATGGGGAGCCAATCAGAATGGCCAGCTCGGAGACGGGAGCACCACGCAGAGGTTGCATCCGGTAGCACTCACCACCATCACCGGAGTCAAAGCTATTGCCGCAGGTGACAAATTTTCTCTGGCCATCAAAGACAGCGACGGTTCTGTGTGGGCTTGGGGTGCGAACGGATATGGACAACTCGGCAATGGCACCACCACCGAACAGCATGCGCCGGTGCAAGTTGGCACTCTTTCGAATGCCGTTCAAGTGGCCTGCCGCGGACAGTGGTATGGTTTGGGGCATGCTATCGCCCTACTTTCTGACGGCAGTGTGTGGACTTGGGGATGCAATCAATCTGGTGAGCTGGGACTCGGGAATTACACCTCCAGTTCTTCACCAATGCCGGTGCCGGGATTGTCAGGAATTGTGGAAGTGGATGCAGGGCCATGGTCAAGTACGATGGCACTGAAGTCGGATGGTACCGTCTGGGCCTGGGGCTTAAACTTCAATGGACAACTTGGCAACGGCACCAAGACCTCGAGCAATACGCCAGTACCGGTGAATGCACTGAGCAATGCGGTGGCCATCGCCGCCGGATATGATCATTCGGCTGCCATTGCGGCTGACGGAAAGGTATATACGTGGGGGAATCACGCCGCCGCGCAACTGGGAGACGACAGCACCTTTGCTTCCCACGCGCCGGTCCAGTCGACTGGGGTTGGTGCCGTGAAACAGGTGGTTACAGGGAATGCCCACACGCTGGCTTTAAAGCATGACGGTACTGTTTTGGCATGGGGCTTCAACCGCTTCCACCAGTTGGGTGATGGCACTTCACAGAGCAAAGCTAATCCAGTGCCTGTGACGGGATTGACTCATGTAATCGCGACGGCAGCCAATGCCCACCACTCTGTAGCTGTGAAGGATGATGGCACGGTATGGTCGTGGGGGAACAACAGCTCTGGGCAATTGGGAGACGGCACTACCACGAACCGCTCTACGCCCGTACAGGTGAGCGGTATCACTGGTGCTTCTAAGGTAGCTGCGGGCTACTATCATGGACTGGCTCTCAAAACTGACGGAAAAGTTCGCGCTTGGGGAGATAATTCCAAAGGGCAGTTGGGAGATGGTACGACTATCACTCCGCTGACGTCCGTGGAGGTTAGTGGGCTCACTAATGTCACTGCCATTGCGGCAGGAGGCGAGCATTGCCTTGCTTTGAAATCTGATAAGACGGTGTGGGCATGGGGAAGCAACTATAGCGGTCAGCTGGGAAACAACAGCTGGGATCCCAGTTCCGTGCCCGTGCAGGTCCGTGTCCAAGGCGGCGGTGTTCTCACCGATGTGATCGCTGTCGCTTGCGGGTACGAGCACAGTATGGCTCTGAAGTCGGATGGCACGCTGTGGGTGTGGGGAGCCAACGACCAAGGCCAGCTTGATGACGACACCAACTCGTGGCTCAACGTTGCTACTCCGGTCAGCGGCTTGAACGATGTCGTCTCTATCGGGGCTGGAGAATATCATTCGCTCGCGGTGAGGTCGAATGGTGAGTTGTGGGCAAAAGGAGGATCATCATTTGCTGGAACGTTAGGGGATGGCAGCACGGGACACCACCTTACCCACGTCTCAGGTGGGGGCGGTTTCACCGTCGCCCTCAAGGAGGATGGCACTCTAATTGCCTTCGGCGGGAACGACTCGGGGCAATTTGGTGAAGGACTGCCGTGGAACATAGAAGCCTATTCCCCTGTACAGGTTAAAGGCCTGAACGTTCTCCACGAGGCGCCCGCAGTGGAGATCACGAGCCCGGCTTCGAGCCCCGTCACCATGTCCCTGGGGCAAACCCAATCGATAACGGTGACCGAAATTCCAGGAGAAACCCAGCTGGAATCCGTATCGCTGTACCATCACGGTGTGCTGGTCGGTACGGATTCAACTCCTCCCTATACCTTTGGGTTCACCCCTTGGACGTACGGTAATTATGAATTGCGTGCCATCGGCACGGACAGCTTGGGGTTGGAAACGGCGCGTTCTCCGGCTCTTTCCATCCAGGTTTCCTATAATAGCGATTCCGATACTTTGCCGGATTGGTGGGAGATAGCAAATTTCGGCACCCTTACCCATGATGCAAGTGGCGACGTCGATGGAGATGGAATGACTAATGGGGAGGAGTTCCTTGCAGGACTCAATCCTTCGCATTCAAATGCCCACGAAGACGATGACCACGATCGGTATCCCAATATTTTCGAGGTAAAGAATGGATCGGATCCGCAGGATGCGAGCAAAGTTCCAGAGCCCCAGTACGTGGTGGATCCCAGTGGGGGTGGGACGCATACGGCAATTGCCGACGCCGCATGGGAAGCTGGCGACTATGAGATCATCCTGGTGAAAAAGGGTACCTATACGGGGTGGGATAATGTGGGATTCACAGTCTACAGCAGCGCCTTGCTTATTTCGGAAGACGGTCCCGCCTCTACTATCCTCGATGGTGAGGGAGAAAGATATGGTATCGACCTATGGGAGAGCGCAGTAGTAGAAGGCTTTACAATCAGGAATACATTCTACTGGAACGCTGTTACCGCCTGGGAGGGGAGTCCGACGATTGTTAACTGCTTGATTCAGAATCATTTCACTGAAGGCTCGTCAGGGGCCATTGCCAATTACGGTGCAGATCTAATGGTGATGCACTGCACCGTTGCTGGGAACTACAGTCATGGAATCTATAGCGATAGTGGCTCCACCACTGTCTGCAATTCAATTTTCTGGAATCGCCTCGGCACTGAGTTTCGGGTGGGAGACTTTGCAACTCTGGATGTGTCGCACTCGATTGTAAGGGGCGGTCATGCCGGCACTGGGAACCTTTCCTCTGATCCTTTGCTCACGAAGAGCGGAACCTTGAAGGCTGGCTCACCCGCCATTGACGCAGCCGTTTTCTATTACACCTCCGGCAGGGATCTGCACCATGAACCCCGCCCTGTGGGAATGCTGCCGGATATTGGTGTGGATGAATGGGTCGACACCGATGCAGACCATCTCCCCGACGCCTGGGAACTAGAGACTTTCAGCAGTTTGTCCCACAATGGAATTGGGGATGGTGATGCAGATGGAGTGAATGATCTGGATGAATATGAGTCTGGCACAGATCCTCTTGTGGCTGATTTGGACACTGATGGCGACGGGATGACCGATGCCGAGGAGATTGCTGCAGGTCTAAACCCTTCGCGTTCCGATGCCCAGGAGGATGCGGATCTAGATCGCTACCCCAATATCACTGAGGTGAAGCACGGAACCGACCCTTTTGATGCAACAAAGATTCCTCTGCCACAGTACATCATCGATCCCGATGGGCCCAGCTCTTCCAACGAACTTCAGGACGCGGCAGAGGACGCCAGGGGCTATGAAATCATTCTGGTAAAACCCGGCACGTATTCAGACGATGATAACCTCGAGTTTGTCCTGCGTGACAATGTGTTGATGATTTCAGAAGAAGGCGCTGCCGCGACCATTATTGATGGTGAAGGGGAAGATTCCTACATCACTCTCTATGGGAATTCGGTGTTGGAGGGGTTCACCATCAAAAACACCTCTAACGACTACGGGGCGGTTTGCGCTTCAGGTGGCAGCCCGGCGATCATTAACTGCTTGTTCCTGAACAATTCCTCTGAGGAAGGCGGAGCAGCCATCTTCAACATGGGTGCTGATTTGATGGTAATGCACTGCACCGTTGCCGGGAACGACAGCCATGGGATCTATGGCGACGGCGGAACCACCGGTGTCTACAACTCCATCTTCTGGAATCCGCTTTCGACCGAGTTCCTGTTTCAGGACCCGGGGAGCCTGACCGTAGGTCACTCCATTGTAAGGGGCGGTTATACTGGCACGGGCAATCTTTCTGCGGATCCCTTGCTCACACAGAGTGGAATTTTGAAGCCGGGTTCTCCTGCAATTGACGCGGCGGTTGCCTATTATACCTCAGGCAGAGATCTTCACAATGAACCCCGCCCAACCGGGACTCTGCCGGACATCGGTGTGGATGAATGGCTCGACTCCGACTCAGACAACATGCCGGACGCTTGGGAACAGGAGACTTTTGGTGACCTGACTCATGATGGAACCGCAGATGGTGATGGAGATGGGTTGAATGACTTAGGCGAGCTTGTGTTTGGCTCGAATCCTGCCATAGCAGATGAAGATGGCGATGGGGCGAATGATGGAGATGAAGCTGCTGCAGGAAGCAATCCTTCGGTTACCGACACCGACGGTGATACTATGCCCGACGGCTATGAGATTCACCAAGGCCTGAGTCCGACCGATCCCAGGGATACGCTGGACGACAAAGACGGTGACCGTGTGCCTAATCTCTATGAATATCACCGGGGCACGGCGGCTGGAACTCCGGAAACCCTGGTGCCAGACTTCATAGTTGATGGCGAGGGGGGAGGGACCCACACGACAATCGGCGCCGCCATTACTGCAGCCAACATTGCCGTCGACGACTGGCAGATTGTCTTTGTCAAGCAAGGCAGCTATGCCGAGGCCGTAGTTTTAAGTAACAAACGCATGGTACTGCTGGGTGAACTGGGTCGTGAAGAGGGAAGTAAACTGCCCATCATCGAATCTCCTTCGTACACTCCTTCGGTCACTCTCAATGTAGGAGATGTCGTGATGGATGGGTTTGTGATCCGGCACCCGAGTTCCACCTATGGGCGAGGTGTCGAAGTTTTTGCAGGCGATACGGAGGCAGTGAAGTTTAGTAACTGTTTCATCACGTCCAACCTTTCTTCTGATGGATCAGCGATCAATGTGAATTCCTCGGAGTGCAGGCTTGACCACTGCACCGTGTTTGGCAATAGATCACCGATTTTTCTGGGTCCGGAGCCAATCGGAAGCAACGCCATCTATGTGTTCAACAACGGAAGGCTGCGTTTGCGCAATACCATCGTGT
Protein-coding regions in this window:
- a CDS encoding helix-turn-helix domain-containing protein, with the protein product MKRGRPRKWNISEEVAVQLREASKRAGSARDKERLQAGLLAAQGVLNLDEIAEAVGRARSCVQRWIDKLQEGGVSGLLERRRAPGAVPALDPAQQKQLRSELKRGSHRTAAQIGQWIQEQWGITLSQPAGSVLLAGKISGGVARASAAAPPARRRQGR
- a CDS encoding IS630 family transposase, translated to MYYWLGKLAAVLRVPRPQHRQHDAAKAAEFREALRERLHELNVPRQRPVRIWLQDEGRFGLHGFARRVWTLPGIKPVVPTQQRYEWFYAFAAQECTQGSMEVAYWSGVELPVTRKFLEQIAASEPAAEHVIIYDGAGFHPKPGVHTLPEHVHVITLPPYSPELNPVENLWDLLRDEVCNQAFDSLGNLQSRLTVALQNYRQHSTKVTSLIHGWIKRTVNASSPSIIPVFN
- a CDS encoding transposase, with translation MVNLIRAGCNLRIVGDKGFDDDKLRDTLRALGHQPCFPTKKNRKHQVRIPKKLYRTRYRVENFFCRLKRWGCTATRRDKLAQNFLSLIHFAAVIDWLRS
- a CDS encoding IS3 family transposase; this translates as MILQLQRQTGGSVRKICDVLELPRSSFYHAAKPISRHEQDARLGELIEEIFKRNRCRYGYRRIHEELCDHGIVCAPSRLRRILKTRGLKAIQPKNYLPKTSDGRADRPSSNLLAQQPVPQKPGEAWVADITFIPTTANWLYLAVVMDLGSRRIVGWSLASHMRAELVVHALEQALQTHPKASGIVFHSDRGSQYGSTAFRSVLTRAGLRQSMSGRANPYDNAWTESFMGTLKREMLQGGRFEDLTDARLELFEYIEGYYNNQRKHSAIGYLTPNQFETQSRNLN
- a CDS encoding transposase produces the protein MSTVTRKKRYSSDFKTHAVELVRMGKSVSEVAEELGIGTGILYRWTRSQRQPVQLVGADQRAGGEEGEANELHRLRREIANLRLENDILKKAAVILGTPSPSKLAK
- a CDS encoding choice-of-anchor Q domain-containing protein, with protein sequence MVNKRIAAGWNHTVAIGEGGTVWAWGMNNIDEMWGDPSSRLSDYLEPVPVRIGTLTNVISVAVGAHHNVALKDDGTVWVWGVNGGWWGSNGGGILGDGTLNNSATPVQVTALSDIVAVAAGYAHTLALDENGTIWAWGANQNGQLGDGSTTQRLHPVALTTITGVKAIAAGDKFSLAIKDSDGSVWAWGANGYGQLGNGTTTEQHAPVQVGTLSNAVQVACRGQWYGLGHAIALLSDGSVWTWGCNQSGELGLGNYTSSSSPMPVPGLSGIVEVDAGPWSSTMALKSDGTVWAWGLNFNGQLGNGTKTSSNTPVPVNALSNAVAIAAGYDHSAAIAADGKVYTWGNHAAAQLGDDSTFASHAPVQSTGVGAVKQVVTGNAHTLALKHDGTVLAWGFNRFHQLGDGTSQSKANPVPVTGLTHVIATAANAHHSVAVKDDGTVWSWGNNSSGQLGDGTTTNRSTPVQVSGITGASKVAAGYYHGLALKTDGKVRAWGDNSKGQLGDGTTITPLTSVEVSGLTNVTAIAAGGEHCLALKSDKTVWAWGSNYSGQLGNNSWDPSSVPVQVRVQGGGVLTDVIAVACGYEHSMALKSDGTLWVWGANDQGQLDDDTNSWLNVATPVSGLNDVVSIGAGEYHSLAVRSNGELWAKGGSSFAGTLGDGSTGHHLTHVSGGGGFTVALKEDGTLIAFGGNDSGQFGEGLPWNIEAYSPVQVKGLNVLHEAPAVEITSPASSPVTMSLGQTQSITVTEIPGETQLESVSLYHHGVLVGTDSTPPYTFGFTPWTYGNYELRAIGTDSLGLETARSPALSIQVSYNSDSDTLPDWWEIANFGTLTHDASGDVDGDGMTNGEEFLAGLNPSHSNAHEDDDHDRYPNIFEVKNGSDPQDASKVPEPQYVVDPSGGGTHTAIADAAWEAGDYEIILVKKGTYTGWDNVGFTVYSSALLISEDGPASTILDGEGERYGIDLWESAVVEGFTIRNTFYWNAVTAWEGSPTIVNCLIQNHFTEGSSGAIANYGADLMVMHCTVAGNYSHGIYSDSGSTTVCNSIFWNRLGTEFRVGDFATLDVSHSIVRGGHAGTGNLSSDPLLTKSGTLKAGSPAIDAAVFYYTSGRDLHHEPRPVGMLPDIGVDEWVDTDADHLPDAWELETFSSLSHNGIGDGDADGVNDLDEYESGTDPLVADLDTDGDGMTDAEEIAAGLNPSRSDAQEDADLDRYPNITEVKHGTDPFDATKIPLPQYIIDPDGPSSSNELQDAAEDARGYEIILVKPGTYSDDDNLEFVLRDNVLMISEEGAAATIIDGEGEDSYITLYGNSVLEGFTIKNTSNDYGAVCASGGSPAIINCLFLNNSSEEGGAAIFNMGADLMVMHCTVAGNDSHGIYGDGGTTGVYNSIFWNPLSTEFLFQDPGSLTVGHSIVRGGYTGTGNLSADPLLTQSGILKPGSPAIDAAVAYYTSGRDLHNEPRPTGTLPDIGVDEWLDSDSDNMPDAWEQETFGDLTHDGTADGDGDGLNDLGELVFGSNPAIADEDGDGANDGDEAAAGSNPSVTDTDGDTMPDGYEIHQGLSPTDPRDTLDDKDGDRVPNLYEYHRGTAAGTPETLVPDFIVDGEGGGTHTTIGAAITAANIAVDDWQIVFVKQGSYAEAVVLSNKRMVLLGELGREEGSKLPIIESPSYTPSVTLNVGDVVMDGFVIRHPSSTYGRGVEVFAGDTEAVKFSNCFITSNLSSDGSAINVNSSECRLDHCTVFGNRSPIFLGPEPIGSNAIYVFNNGRLRLRNTIVWNTDVPTGGAQIEGNEGTQIEVFNSIVLGAEHGASGADPLLTLTGHLLPGSPAVDPTGGLTFSIPSLDVNGEARTSPPDIGADECINSDADGMPDWWELLHFSDLSHDDTDDGDGDGLGDLDELIFGSDPLVADADGDAANDGVERTAGTNPNDADTDDDGIPDGYEITKGLDPFEPRDSLDDKDGDRVPNIYEYHRGTDAAVAEVLVPDITVDPDVNPETATVKKTVFDAVEAINSQPGDWKVIYVKKGQYWAPDTTIRLEDKSIALLGERTLNPPLLGAGLAPALTISHSDVVVDGFVIRHELPELSFIGISVGLPSDQSRARVVNCIIRDNNESRGAGMYISKGECLVDHCTFFGNNAIPSWSASPPVEGLGIAVDASAKLRLRNSVVWNTGAPAGSSQIWSSELASVNVINSIVLGGEFGAISSNPRLDPAFGLLRLGSSAIDAGTSLGSGGPTVDFQGNPRGSSPDIGADEFIDTDSDGLPDVWEQHFYSSLGYSETYDGDGDGLANLYELAWGMNPTQPDTDNDGTTDLVDVLAAEWPNEFPDSDNDDLADAWEQYFFGNLSQLDTGDPDGDGLTNYYEMRLGYFPNDADSDDDNTSDFFEALNISGPILPEDTGDDDGDSMSNVRELIVGTNASVADTNGDGLLDGMSLSIGFNPLSSDSDGDGVSNLDEIANGTSPLVADTDGDGVNDGVDVFPLDPTRSTAPSGSPMDTTPPQIFLDSPGSATPL